A part of Cystobacter ferrugineus genomic DNA contains:
- a CDS encoding helix-turn-helix domain-containing protein, translated as MPRPYSVDLRERAVAAYRRGGRTLEEVAAEFSVCSKTLAHWLKLEDGTGSLEPRPRGGGNFSAIQGEVLETLKEQVRIRPDATVQEHFAALVARTQVHTSSSAVSRALRRQGLGLKKSRS; from the coding sequence ATGCCCCGGCCCTATTCGGTGGACTTGCGTGAGCGCGCGGTTGCGGCCTACAGGCGTGGTGGCAGAACGCTGGAGGAGGTTGCCGCCGAATTCAGTGTGTGCTCCAAGACGCTTGCTCATTGGCTGAAGCTCGAGGACGGAACGGGGAGCCTGGAGCCCCGACCGAGGGGCGGAGGCAACTTCTCGGCAATCCAGGGAGAGGTGCTGGAAACGCTCAAAGAGCAGGTGCGGATACGACCCGATGCCACAGTGCAGGAGCACTTCGCGGCGTTGGTGGCCCGGACACAGGTACATACCAGCTCCTCGGCGGTCTCGCGGGCACTACGGCGCCAGGGACTGGGACTCAAAAAAAGTCGCTCGTAG